A DNA window from Nitrospirota bacterium contains the following coding sequences:
- a CDS encoding alpha/beta fold hydrolase, producing the protein MIPPVLILPGFGNSGPQHWQTLWGLRHPDWQRVDLGHWDNPVCDDWVRTLDAAVKACPAPPVLVAHSLACLLVAHWAQRSTLVLKGAFLVAVPDPQSECFPATARGFESVPMEPFAFRSLVVASTNDSFGSLAHAKDCADAWGSAFVDIGQAGHINADSGHGAWAEGYALLQQFRA; encoded by the coding sequence ATGATACCGCCTGTGCTCATCCTGCCCGGCTTCGGTAACTCCGGGCCGCAACATTGGCAAACGCTTTGGGGCTTGCGCCATCCCGATTGGCAGCGCGTGGATCTGGGCCATTGGGACAATCCCGTCTGTGACGATTGGGTCCGCACGCTGGATGCTGCCGTGAAGGCCTGTCCTGCTCCTCCCGTACTCGTGGCCCATAGCCTCGCCTGTCTCCTGGTGGCCCATTGGGCGCAGCGCTCGACGCTCGTTCTGAAGGGCGCGTTTCTCGTGGCGGTGCCGGATCCGCAGAGCGAGTGCTTTCCTGCTACGGCTCGTGGATTTGAGTCTGTGCCGATGGAGCCCTTCGCCTTTCGGAGCCTGGTGGTCGCCAGCACGAACGATTCGTTCGGCTCGCTGGCCCATGCTAAAGACTGTGCGGATGCCTGGGGGAGCGCGTTCGTCGATATCGGCCAGGCAGGACACATCAACGCAGACAGCGGGCATGGGGCATGGGCTGAGGGCTATGCGCTGCTGCAACAATTCAGGGCCTAA
- a CDS encoding DUF3365 domain-containing protein, which produces MNFGRPVLILVLSVGLTLFAWSAKAADPTFDQTARYILEIVKAFRTAYVLDVVEHLRESGVVPKEDWQKDSHFMPLPAQFVKSAAAQVNGFEMGLIGLSPLNPANRPRTLAESDALVQLEKNRDVRVLSFVDGDQFKAISADLAIVQSCVDCHNQHPQAPRQNFRRWDVMGGIIVRLNRNASPEGLPLGPEPSRRPVGPIERAIPNPTVPAPWVR; this is translated from the coding sequence TTGAACTTCGGTCGCCCGGTTCTCATCCTTGTCCTGTCTGTCGGTCTCACCCTCTTCGCCTGGTCCGCCAAGGCGGCTGATCCTACGTTCGATCAGACGGCCCGGTACATCCTGGAAATCGTCAAGGCGTTTCGCACGGCCTATGTGCTGGACGTGGTCGAGCATCTGAGGGAAAGCGGGGTCGTGCCGAAGGAAGACTGGCAGAAGGATTCGCACTTCATGCCGCTTCCGGCTCAATTTGTGAAATCGGCTGCCGCGCAAGTGAACGGGTTTGAAATGGGCTTGATCGGCCTGAGCCCGCTCAATCCTGCGAATCGTCCCAGGACTCTTGCCGAAAGCGATGCGCTCGTTCAGTTGGAGAAGAATCGCGATGTGCGCGTGCTCAGTTTCGTGGACGGTGATCAGTTCAAAGCCATCTCGGCGGATCTCGCGATCGTTCAGTCCTGCGTGGATTGCCATAATCAGCACCCGCAGGCGCCACGCCAGAATTTTCGCCGCTGGGATGTGATGGGCGGCATCATCGTCCGTCTCAATCGGAATGCCTCGCCGGAAGGGCTCCCTCTGGGACCGGAGCCGTCCAGACGGCCAGTGGGACCGATCGAGCGGGCGATCCCGAATCCGACGGTGCCTGCTCCCTGGGTTCGCTAA
- a CDS encoding P63C domain-containing protein: MAASSAIIDRFGGQSALAKLLGKRQSTIQHWYANGIPSKWQKPLLELAKKQAISLQPHDFFDDAPTEKSNPSKIPHATHWGELQIGEDHLPCYVLETGERVFSLKGMVVGLIGTEGGQLSEYIKVQSLRPFLPLELVPGEGDQIPALIKFDTGNKSFAKYSWGLPVEKFMDLCVAYSTALEKAELTERQRSTAAKANSFLRACAKVGVVALVDEVTGYQYERAQDALQFKLKLYLEDEMRKWEKTFPDQLWVEFGRLTKWQGSVTQRPKYWGKLVMELVYGYLDKDVADWLRAHAPKPSHGQNYHQWLSNQYGLKRLTEHVWMLIGMATACESMPELRQKMAERFGRHPVQIMLYLPPSEESRSA, encoded by the coding sequence ATGGCGGCCTCAAGTGCGATCATTGATCGATTCGGTGGGCAATCAGCACTCGCAAAGCTGTTAGGCAAACGACAAAGCACCATCCAGCATTGGTACGCCAACGGGATTCCCTCTAAATGGCAAAAACCCCTCCTTGAATTAGCCAAAAAACAAGCGATTAGCCTGCAGCCCCATGATTTCTTTGACGATGCGCCTACCGAGAAAAGCAATCCGTCAAAGATTCCGCATGCAACCCACTGGGGAGAGTTGCAAATAGGAGAGGATCACTTGCCCTGCTATGTATTAGAGACAGGGGAGCGAGTCTTCAGTTTGAAAGGAATGGTAGTAGGGCTGATCGGCACCGAAGGGGGACAGCTCTCCGAGTACATCAAAGTCCAGAGCCTAAGGCCATTCTTACCTTTGGAATTAGTCCCTGGAGAAGGGGATCAAATTCCCGCTCTCATCAAGTTCGATACCGGCAACAAATCCTTCGCAAAATACTCATGGGGTCTGCCTGTCGAAAAGTTCATGGATCTGTGCGTTGCCTACTCTACGGCTTTAGAGAAAGCGGAGCTGACCGAGCGCCAGAGATCAACTGCAGCTAAAGCCAATTCTTTTCTTAGGGCATGCGCTAAAGTTGGTGTTGTTGCCTTGGTCGATGAGGTCACGGGTTATCAATATGAGCGTGCTCAAGATGCCCTGCAATTCAAGTTAAAGTTATATCTTGAAGACGAAATGAGGAAATGGGAGAAGACATTTCCTGACCAATTATGGGTTGAGTTTGGTCGTCTTACAAAATGGCAAGGATCTGTGACGCAACGCCCAAAATATTGGGGCAAGCTGGTTATGGAATTGGTTTATGGGTATCTAGACAAAGATGTGGCGGATTGGTTGAGGGCGCATGCACCGAAACCCAGCCATGGACAGAACTATCACCAATGGCTGAGCAATCAATATGGTCTAAAGCGGCTTACAGAACATGTTTGGATGCTGATAGGAATGGCAACGGCATGCGAATCAATGCCAGAGCTGAGACAGAAAATGGCCGAAAGATTTGGGCGCCATCCCGTACAAATCATGCTCTATCTTCCACCGTCAGAGGAATCTAGGTCAGCGTAA
- a CDS encoding IS1 family transposase: MNKLTQAKRVQIIAALVEGNSIRATCRMTGAAKGTILKLLADLGTACAAYQDRALRNLPCKKIQCDEIWSFCYAKEKNVPEEMKGKLGFGDVWTWTAIDADSKLIVSYLVGGRSAEYAKKFIDDLASRLAHRVQLTTDGHKAYLRAIEGAFGADVDYAMLEKIYAAPPRDGQARYSPADCCGARKIKVSGNPDLAKASTSFVERQNMTMRMGMRRMTRLTNAFSKKIENQAHAVALHFMHYNFARIHQTLRVTPAMEAGIASHVWSLGEIAGLLDSN, from the coding sequence ATGAACAAGCTGACGCAGGCCAAACGAGTTCAGATCATCGCCGCCTTGGTTGAGGGCAACAGCATCCGCGCTACTTGCCGCATGACTGGCGCAGCGAAGGGCACTATCCTGAAACTCTTGGCTGACCTCGGTACGGCCTGCGCTGCCTATCAGGATCGCGCTCTTCGCAATCTTCCCTGTAAGAAAATTCAGTGCGATGAAATCTGGTCGTTTTGCTACGCGAAAGAAAAGAACGTCCCTGAAGAGATGAAGGGCAAGCTCGGCTTTGGTGATGTGTGGACCTGGACGGCCATCGACGCAGACAGCAAGTTGATCGTGTCATATCTGGTCGGTGGACGGAGCGCAGAGTACGCGAAAAAGTTTATCGACGATCTGGCCTCACGCTTGGCCCATCGCGTGCAACTGACTACGGATGGGCACAAAGCCTATCTCAGGGCCATTGAAGGCGCGTTCGGTGCGGATGTGGACTACGCCATGCTGGAAAAGATTTATGCGGCTCCGCCACGCGACGGACAGGCACGGTATAGCCCTGCGGATTGTTGCGGAGCGAGGAAGATTAAGGTGTCAGGCAATCCAGATTTGGCCAAGGCATCAACGAGCTTTGTGGAACGACAAAACATGACCATGCGTATGGGCATGCGACGAATGACCCGCCTGACCAATGCCTTTAGCAAGAAGATTGAGAACCAAGCCCATGCCGTGGCCCTGCATTTCATGCACTACAACTTCGCCAGGATTCACCAAACGCTCCGAGTCACGCCAGCGATGGAGGCTGGAATTGCGAGTCATGTGTGGAGCTTGGGGGAAATCGCAGGATTGCTCGATTCAAACTGA
- a CDS encoding DUF2934 domain-containing protein — translation MSKKQKGPGPSSHTGESMEEEIRALAYQLYCEGGNQDGRDCEYWLEAERQVIARSKAHVRRVA, via the coding sequence ATGTCTAAAAAACAAAAAGGACCCGGACCATCCTCCCATACGGGCGAATCGATGGAAGAGGAGATTCGTGCTCTTGCCTATCAGCTGTACTGCGAAGGCGGCAATCAGGACGGTCGTGATTGCGAGTACTGGCTGGAGGCCGAGCGACAAGTGATCGCTCGCAGCAAGGCGCACGTGCGCCGAGTCGCCTGA
- a CDS encoding NADH-cytochrome b5 reductase: MMSGPVTRIMSKLPVPYELTAVHRDTHDTKTLCFALPDDATLDLLPGDHLYVHATIDDKLVKRPYTPSSMPGATGYFDLTVKRYETGAMSRYLHDREIGDRVLMSGPNPGGHWVDGMAKQVGFVAGGSGITPMIAIIRWILAKSLPVELFLLYANKTEADIIFREEWEEDVRDHASFHCYHVLSEPPAGWSQGTGRITEAVLREHLPPPGPDTVIFLCGPPSMVDALETALKAIGHSEQAIILP, from the coding sequence ATGATGTCGGGACCTGTCACGCGCATCATGTCGAAGTTGCCCGTGCCGTACGAGCTCACGGCGGTTCATCGCGATACCCACGACACGAAGACCCTCTGCTTTGCCCTGCCTGACGACGCCACGTTGGATCTGTTGCCAGGCGATCATCTCTATGTCCATGCCACGATCGACGACAAACTGGTGAAACGGCCCTACACGCCGTCGTCGATGCCCGGCGCCACTGGGTACTTCGACTTGACGGTGAAGCGGTACGAGACCGGCGCGATGTCGCGGTATCTCCATGATCGGGAGATCGGAGACAGGGTGCTGATGAGCGGGCCGAATCCCGGTGGCCATTGGGTGGACGGTATGGCGAAGCAGGTGGGGTTTGTGGCCGGTGGTTCTGGCATCACCCCGATGATTGCCATTATTCGCTGGATTCTCGCCAAGAGCCTCCCAGTCGAGTTGTTTTTGCTCTATGCCAACAAGACCGAGGCCGACATCATTTTCCGTGAGGAGTGGGAGGAGGATGTCCGCGATCACGCGAGCTTCCATTGCTACCATGTGTTGAGCGAGCCGCCTGCAGGCTGGTCGCAAGGCACGGGCCGCATCACCGAGGCGGTGCTGCGCGAACATCTGCCGCCGCCCGGTCCCGATACCGTGATCTTTCTTTGCGGCCCTCCGTCGATGGTCGACGCGCTGGAAACGGCGCTCAAAGCGATCGGCCATTCCGAGCAGGCCATCATCCTTCCATAG
- a CDS encoding helix-turn-helix transcriptional regulator — translation MKLKISSSSGNVFRDLGFRHDEAEHLLVRADLMIQVQKLIAARGHKQKSAAKILGVTQPRVSDLLRGRIDLFSTDALIDMLARLGAQVRLTVKVRTAA, via the coding sequence ATGAAACTGAAGATCTCATCGTCTAGCGGGAATGTATTCCGTGACCTCGGGTTTCGCCACGACGAGGCGGAGCATTTGCTGGTCCGGGCAGACCTCATGATCCAGGTGCAGAAGCTCATTGCGGCTCGCGGTCACAAGCAGAAATCGGCAGCCAAGATACTCGGCGTGACTCAGCCCCGCGTCAGCGATCTCCTTCGGGGCCGTATCGATTTGTTCAGCACGGATGCGTTGATTGACATGCTGGCCCGGCTCGGCGCGCAGGTGCGTCTCACAGTGAAGGTCCGCACTGCGGCCTAA
- a CDS encoding AbrB/MazE/SpoVT family DNA-binding domain-containing protein, giving the protein MAIHKLSSKNQLVIPREARKAMGVKSGDELLVVVKGDLMIVRSKSKRYVGTLQGLAKGTYSSDYLKREGGAG; this is encoded by the coding sequence ATGGCCATTCATAAGCTCAGCAGTAAGAATCAGCTTGTCATTCCGAGGGAAGCTCGGAAGGCGATGGGCGTCAAAAGCGGCGATGAATTGCTGGTTGTCGTGAAGGGCGATCTGATGATCGTGAGGTCGAAGTCTAAGCGGTATGTGGGAACCTTGCAGGGGCTGGCCAAGGGCACGTATTCTTCCGACTACCTGAAGCGAGAGGGGGGAGCAGGATGA
- a CDS encoding oxygenase encodes MRQIRRPSMFAVMTGLCLLSGCDVVESGIACLKVLAHGDIQRVAKTREERFLGKVPEERARCLGGDRAVAFSQGPWLDWPNFWGAGDVTSKVPLHVLSDAKYIGPNAHGINGALYELELQRIELIKFNLFDNNGTYKSYVTGRDGKAGPVLKIWPDMQLPQTHPNFQDVGTKQVCRGELIRFRTQTGICNDIFNPLMGSTYQLFARNVEFDSTFPDLGLTEVTKNRHGDRIGLLKPDPQVISRKLFTRQQSSQATCREGYGLPGDSKEAHCEYRPAPFFNVLAAFWIQFMIHDWFTHLEEGHNQPEWKSVGCATQLVKNVEQPLTGAEIQKLGCRPGDKIDAALIAEGTKPETFTQGGKTYLTRAQKTTRNHVTAWWDASQLYGYDERSGKRVKRDPNDPAKLLLLSVREGAGDKLGYLPVFEAGDPINPQWSGQEATAFPDNWSIGLSFYHNVFAREHNGFVEEFRKQAAQTPEADSGLRNPADPAHVIRYREVTPQELFEIARLVVAAEIAKIHTIEWTTQLLYNEPLNRGMNANWQGVFHEHEAVADALKEVVRRLEDSEDARKANSRYAALAGGPGIFGLGNHRYEGAPIHALFDRNRKDLWSLANDEDINGGVNHFGSPFNFPEEFISVYRLHPLLPDLLEYREWNKEPNVIRSKVPVIETFRGKATEAMHQNGLANWALSLGRQRLGLLTLQNHPQFLQNLKLPRLQSSTQQIDVAALDLIRDRERGIPRYNEFRRQYGLKQLTSFDDFIDVRLPKNSPTRNEQEQFVKTLREVYGQHQCDDSKEITKAQKNDDRSDINDCLGHPNGSLIDNIEDVDTVVGWLAEFRRPDGFAISETQFVVFILNASRRLFSDRFFTSSFRPEFYSKLGVEWVTNNGPGPERPDSPMKRVLMRTMPELAGELQGVVNVFDPWARDRGEYYDLEWKARGGAEKDEAFK; translated from the coding sequence ATGAGACAGATACGTCGCCCATCAATGTTCGCAGTCATGACGGGGCTGTGCCTGCTCAGCGGATGCGATGTTGTGGAGTCCGGGATCGCCTGCCTGAAAGTGCTGGCACATGGCGACATCCAGCGAGTCGCAAAAACCAGGGAGGAGCGCTTCCTTGGAAAGGTTCCCGAGGAGCGGGCTCGTTGTCTCGGAGGAGACCGTGCCGTGGCATTCAGTCAGGGGCCTTGGCTGGATTGGCCGAACTTCTGGGGCGCGGGTGACGTCACGTCAAAAGTTCCACTCCATGTTCTGTCCGATGCCAAGTACATCGGTCCCAATGCGCATGGGATCAACGGCGCGCTCTATGAGTTAGAGCTGCAGCGGATCGAACTCATCAAGTTCAACCTTTTCGACAACAACGGGACCTATAAATCCTACGTCACAGGCCGCGACGGCAAGGCCGGCCCAGTGTTGAAAATCTGGCCGGACATGCAGCTGCCCCAGACCCATCCCAATTTCCAGGATGTCGGCACGAAACAGGTCTGCCGGGGCGAGCTGATCCGTTTCCGCACGCAGACGGGCATATGCAACGACATCTTCAACCCGCTGATGGGCTCGACCTATCAGCTCTTTGCGCGGAACGTGGAGTTCGACAGCACCTTCCCCGATCTGGGGCTGACTGAGGTGACGAAGAATCGCCATGGAGATCGCATCGGGCTCTTGAAACCGGACCCGCAAGTGATCAGCCGCAAGCTCTTCACGCGGCAGCAATCGTCGCAGGCCACATGCCGCGAGGGCTACGGCCTGCCGGGCGACTCGAAAGAGGCGCACTGCGAGTATAGGCCCGCGCCCTTCTTCAATGTGCTGGCGGCCTTCTGGATCCAGTTCATGATCCATGACTGGTTCACGCATCTGGAGGAGGGACATAACCAGCCTGAGTGGAAGTCCGTCGGCTGCGCCACGCAACTGGTCAAGAACGTCGAGCAGCCTCTGACAGGAGCGGAGATCCAGAAACTGGGCTGCCGCCCCGGCGACAAGATCGACGCGGCACTCATTGCCGAGGGCACGAAGCCTGAGACCTTCACGCAGGGAGGCAAGACCTATCTGACGAGGGCGCAGAAGACGACCCGCAACCATGTCACGGCCTGGTGGGACGCCTCGCAGCTCTATGGCTACGACGAACGGTCCGGCAAGCGAGTGAAGCGCGACCCTAACGATCCGGCCAAATTATTGCTGCTGTCGGTCCGGGAGGGGGCGGGCGACAAGCTGGGCTACCTGCCGGTCTTCGAAGCAGGCGATCCGATCAATCCGCAATGGTCCGGCCAGGAAGCCACGGCCTTTCCCGACAACTGGTCCATCGGGCTGAGCTTCTATCACAACGTCTTCGCGCGAGAGCACAATGGTTTCGTCGAGGAATTCCGGAAGCAGGCAGCCCAAACCCCCGAGGCGGACAGCGGCTTGAGAAATCCTGCCGACCCGGCTCACGTCATCCGCTACAGAGAGGTCACGCCGCAGGAATTGTTCGAGATCGCCCGGCTGGTCGTCGCGGCAGAGATCGCCAAGATCCACACGATCGAATGGACCACGCAACTGCTCTACAACGAGCCCTTGAACCGGGGCATGAACGCCAACTGGCAGGGCGTCTTCCACGAGCATGAGGCGGTGGCGGATGCGCTGAAGGAAGTCGTGCGCCGCCTTGAAGATTCGGAGGATGCCAGGAAAGCGAATAGCCGCTACGCAGCACTGGCCGGAGGGCCTGGCATCTTCGGGCTGGGCAACCATCGGTATGAGGGGGCGCCGATCCATGCCCTGTTCGATCGGAATAGAAAGGATCTCTGGTCTCTCGCAAACGACGAGGACATCAACGGCGGCGTCAACCATTTCGGCTCCCCCTTCAATTTTCCTGAGGAGTTCATCTCGGTCTACCGGCTGCATCCCTTATTGCCGGACCTGCTGGAATATCGTGAGTGGAACAAGGAGCCGAACGTCATTCGGAGCAAGGTGCCGGTGATCGAGACCTTCCGGGGCAAGGCCACCGAGGCCATGCATCAAAATGGGCTGGCCAATTGGGCGCTCAGCCTGGGTCGCCAGAGGCTGGGGTTGCTGACGCTCCAGAACCATCCGCAGTTTTTGCAGAACCTCAAGCTGCCTCGCCTGCAATCCTCCACGCAGCAGATCGACGTGGCGGCGCTCGATCTCATCCGGGACCGGGAGCGGGGCATTCCCCGCTACAACGAATTCCGCCGCCAGTATGGGTTGAAGCAATTGACCAGCTTCGATGACTTCATCGATGTACGGTTACCCAAGAACTCACCGACTCGGAACGAGCAGGAGCAGTTCGTGAAGACCTTGCGGGAAGTCTATGGGCAGCACCAGTGTGATGATTCTAAGGAAATCACCAAGGCGCAGAAGAACGACGATAGATCGGACATTAACGATTGCCTGGGCCATCCGAACGGCAGTTTGATTGACAATATCGAGGACGTCGATACGGTGGTGGGCTGGCTGGCGGAGTTCCGGCGGCCGGATGGCTTCGCCATTTCGGAAACCCAGTTTGTCGTGTTCATTCTCAACGCCTCGCGCCGCCTCTTCAGCGACCGGTTCTTCACTTCCAGTTTCCGCCCGGAGTTTTACAGCAAGCTCGGCGTCGAGTGGGTCACGAACAATGGGCCTGGGCCTGAGAGACCCGACTCCCCCATGAAACGCGTGCTCATGCGAACGATGCCGGAACTGGCAGGCGAGCTGCAGGGGGTGGTGAATGTGTTCGATCCCTGGGCGAGGGATCGGGGGGAATATTACGACTTGGAGTGGAAGGCGCGGGGAGGGGCGGAAAAAGATGAGGCGTTTAAATGA
- a CDS encoding CBS domain-containing protein, protein MDTTRTTPKKLRVSLDRSIEQLRKQLAGFAPFLGKGTPTRSLDEFDLETERMIADLLGETSELLEAYEYAEVGEAAGLVNMPDEAPEGTGMDSLRQSLLQRSRVLETCISELEARRSAEPKKHKTSRQVLTGPQVAEHMSFDIRNVSQDASLREAGQLMQQWKLGSLLVTDSQSYVGFITDSILAREVVAKGLDPNTTLVKICMRTPVVAIEGDRPIIDAVRMMKEQATRHLAVTQDGAIIGVISVSNILRYYSGVV, encoded by the coding sequence ATGGACACGACGCGCACCACTCCCAAGAAACTACGGGTCTCTCTGGACCGGAGCATCGAGCAGCTGCGAAAGCAGCTCGCCGGGTTCGCTCCGTTCCTGGGCAAGGGCACGCCCACGCGCAGCCTGGATGAGTTCGACCTGGAAACAGAGCGTATGATTGCCGATCTTCTCGGGGAGACCTCCGAGTTGTTGGAGGCCTATGAATATGCAGAGGTGGGCGAGGCCGCTGGATTGGTGAATATGCCGGACGAGGCGCCGGAGGGCACGGGCATGGATAGCCTGCGCCAAAGCCTCTTGCAGCGCAGCCGGGTATTGGAAACCTGTATCTCGGAACTGGAGGCGCGCCGATCCGCCGAACCCAAGAAGCACAAGACCAGTCGGCAGGTCCTCACCGGCCCCCAGGTCGCCGAACACATGTCCTTCGACATTCGGAATGTGTCTCAGGATGCCAGCCTGCGAGAAGCGGGGCAGTTGATGCAGCAATGGAAGCTGGGTTCGCTCCTCGTGACGGATAGCCAGTCCTACGTGGGCTTCATCACAGACTCTATCCTGGCCCGCGAGGTGGTGGCCAAGGGGCTGGATCCCAATACGACCCTTGTCAAAATCTGCATGCGGACGCCGGTGGTGGCGATAGAAGGTGATCGGCCGATTATCGACGCCGTGCGCATGATGAAGGAGCAGGCCACCCGCCATCTGGCCGTGACGCAAGATGGGGCGATCATCGGGGTCATTTCCGTGAGCAACATTCTCCGATACTACTCGGGTGTCGTTTGA
- a CDS encoding ArsB/NhaD family transporter, with protein sequence MSSVSVALLIFGVCYLVIMTERIHKTIVALFGAAVMIGLGVVSQDEAFYSHEFGIDYGVVFLLIGMMVIVNIVRETGLFEVLAIWAAQRADAKPFRLLVLLALLTAGLSAMLDNVTTVLLMAPVTLAITKRLELNPIAFLITEALASNIGGTATLVGDPPNIMIASKAELGYLDFLAVLGPIALLILAVFVAALWVIFGRKMTVLPHLRTAVLALNSREAIVDRPFLYRCLWLLGIVNVGFCVHSLIHLEPATIALLGASLFMLLGHARRKPEDGEELSYLTDVEWKTIFFFIGLFVLVGGLVKVGVIRYLADQLVAVTQGNLAGSTMAVLWGSAILSALVDNIPYVAAMNPLIVDLARSLHPEITDYATLVHQPDILPLWWALALGACLGGNGTIIGASANVVIVDMARRAGYPISFWQFFKLGFPVMIGSVLMSAVYLWFLFLR encoded by the coding sequence ATGTCTTCTGTGTCTGTGGCCCTGCTTATTTTCGGTGTGTGCTACTTAGTCATCATGACCGAGCGGATCCACAAGACGATTGTGGCATTGTTCGGGGCGGCGGTGATGATTGGGCTGGGCGTGGTGTCGCAAGACGAGGCCTTCTACTCCCATGAGTTCGGCATCGATTACGGCGTCGTGTTTCTGCTGATCGGGATGATGGTGATCGTGAACATTGTCCGGGAGACCGGTCTCTTCGAGGTCTTGGCCATCTGGGCGGCGCAGCGGGCCGACGCGAAGCCGTTCCGTCTGCTGGTGCTGCTGGCCCTGCTGACGGCCGGCCTCTCGGCCATGCTCGATAACGTCACCACCGTGCTGCTCATGGCGCCGGTTACGTTGGCCATTACCAAGCGGTTGGAACTCAATCCCATTGCCTTTCTGATTACCGAGGCGCTGGCGTCGAACATCGGCGGGACCGCGACGCTGGTCGGCGATCCGCCCAACATTATGATCGCCAGCAAGGCGGAGTTGGGCTATCTCGACTTTCTGGCGGTCTTGGGTCCCATCGCGTTGTTGATCCTGGCTGTATTTGTGGCGGCGCTGTGGGTCATTTTCGGGCGAAAGATGACCGTGTTGCCGCATCTCCGAACGGCGGTGCTGGCCTTGAACTCGCGAGAGGCCATTGTCGATCGGCCCTTCCTGTACCGTTGTCTCTGGCTGTTGGGGATCGTGAACGTGGGGTTCTGCGTCCATTCGCTCATTCATCTTGAGCCGGCCACGATCGCGCTTCTTGGCGCGAGCCTGTTCATGTTGCTCGGGCATGCGAGACGGAAGCCGGAGGATGGCGAGGAACTGTCCTATCTCACCGATGTCGAATGGAAAACTATCTTCTTTTTTATCGGGTTGTTCGTGCTGGTCGGCGGCTTGGTCAAGGTCGGCGTGATTCGCTATCTGGCCGATCAGTTGGTCGCGGTAACGCAAGGGAACCTTGCGGGATCGACGATGGCAGTGCTCTGGGGATCGGCCATCCTCTCGGCCCTGGTGGATAACATTCCCTATGTCGCGGCGATGAATCCGTTGATCGTGGACCTCGCCCGCTCGCTGCATCCCGAGATTACGGACTATGCCACCCTGGTGCATCAGCCGGACATCCTTCCCCTCTGGTGGGCTCTGGCGCTGGGCGCGTGCCTGGGAGGGAACGGCACGATCATCGGCGCGAGCGCGAACGTCGTGATCGTGGATATGGCGCGCAGAGCCGGCTATCCCATCTCTTTCTGGCAGTTCTTCAAGCTCGGGTTTCCCGTCATGATCGGGTCGGTCCTCATGAGCGCAGTCTACCTCTGGTTCCTCTTTCTCCGCTGA
- a CDS encoding methyltransferase domain-containing protein, whose product MPPPTAQQIIEAQRQDWNRVAGGWEKWDHFFEQNLACLNHRLVADARLRAGQHVLDLGSGTGYPALLAAQVVGPQGSVIGIDVAESMLAVAGRKAKTLGLANVTFHAGDVTTLPFGAGSFDAVTSRFCLMFLPHIPKTAAEIARVLKPGGWLAAAVWSAPDKNPSLLLPMNVIKQFLDLPQPDQSAPGIFRLAKPGDLAGMLQQAGLTDLMEQEFLAEWSYPSAEDYYRSLMDIAAPIQNLLAQLTPQQQREAEQKIVAAAEEYRRGTALAFPFAARMVAARKPL is encoded by the coding sequence ATGCCCCCACCGACCGCGCAACAGATCATCGAAGCCCAACGTCAGGATTGGAATCGTGTGGCCGGTGGCTGGGAGAAGTGGGACCACTTCTTCGAGCAGAACCTGGCCTGCCTCAATCACCGGCTCGTCGCGGATGCGCGGCTGCGAGCCGGTCAGCATGTGCTCGATCTCGGGTCCGGCACCGGCTATCCGGCCCTGCTCGCCGCGCAGGTCGTCGGACCGCAAGGCAGCGTGATCGGCATCGACGTGGCCGAATCCATGCTGGCTGTCGCAGGCCGCAAAGCGAAAACGCTCGGTCTGGCAAACGTGACCTTTCACGCCGGAGATGTGACGACGCTTCCGTTCGGAGCCGGTTCGTTCGACGCGGTGACCAGCCGCTTCTGTTTGATGTTTCTCCCTCACATTCCCAAGACCGCCGCAGAGATTGCGCGGGTCCTGAAACCGGGCGGCTGGCTCGCCGCAGCAGTCTGGTCCGCGCCGGACAAAAATCCCTCCCTCCTCCTGCCCATGAACGTGATCAAGCAGTTCCTCGACCTGCCGCAGCCGGACCAGAGCGCCCCAGGCATTTTCCGGCTCGCCAAGCCTGGCGATCTCGCCGGTATGCTGCAACAGGCCGGCCTGACAGACCTCATGGAGCAGGAGTTTCTCGCCGAATGGTCCTACCCTTCGGCGGAGGACTACTATCGAAGCCTGATGGACATTGCCGCGCCAATCCAGAATCTCCTGGCGCAACTGACGCCGCAGCAACAGCGAGAAGCCGAGCAGAAGATCGTTGCCGCAGCCGAGGAATATCGGAGAGGCACAGCCCTGGCATTCCCCTTCGCAGCCCGCATGGTCGCGGCACGCAAACCTCTGTGA